One stretch of Bacteroidota bacterium DNA includes these proteins:
- a CDS encoding PorV/PorQ family protein produces MKFVIRLSVLLVVMFMMNIAHAQIVRTTTKVGTTVAQFLKIGAGARSVAMGGSAAAMDGDVYAIYWNPGSLARLKTPGETSFNHTQWLADIDYNYVASGLTIDGVGTLGLSVTSVTMPEEIVRTEINPEGDGRRWSYSAFSMGLSYARSLTDRFSIGFTAKYIREGIWNMSSSGFAFDIGTIYTTTFNGLKIGASISNFGTKMRLDGQDISFNNYPTGEQGQGPQNIQSLYKTEAYDIPLQFRIGLAMDVLTMDAIRATASVDATHPNDNVEYVNSGVEVAYDEMFFARVGYNSLFNENSEQGLTWGVGFNFQITNLNGIKVDYAFADHGRLNDVQYVTVSITY; encoded by the coding sequence ATGAAATTTGTTATTCGATTATCGGTACTATTGGTCGTCATGTTCATGATGAATATTGCGCATGCGCAGATTGTCAGAACAACGACGAAGGTCGGCACGACGGTCGCACAGTTCTTGAAGATTGGAGCCGGGGCTCGATCCGTAGCAATGGGTGGAAGCGCCGCTGCAATGGATGGCGATGTCTATGCAATTTATTGGAATCCCGGTTCACTCGCGCGCCTTAAAACTCCCGGTGAAACTTCTTTCAATCATACACAATGGCTTGCTGATATCGACTATAACTATGTCGCCAGCGGTTTAACAATCGATGGAGTAGGGACACTTGGACTTTCGGTCACATCAGTAACGATGCCGGAAGAGATTGTTCGAACGGAGATCAATCCTGAAGGGGATGGACGCCGATGGAGTTACAGTGCGTTTTCTATGGGACTCTCATATGCTCGTTCGTTGACTGATCGATTTTCAATTGGATTTACCGCCAAATACATTCGTGAAGGTATCTGGAATATGTCTTCATCCGGTTTTGCTTTTGATATTGGAACGATCTATACAACTACATTCAACGGATTGAAAATCGGCGCCAGCATTTCCAACTTTGGAACAAAGATGCGTCTTGATGGCCAGGATATTTCATTTAATAATTATCCGACAGGTGAACAGGGACAAGGTCCGCAAAATATTCAATCGTTGTATAAAACGGAAGCATATGACATCCCACTGCAATTCCGTATCGGCTTGGCAATGGATGTTTTAACGATGGATGCGATCCGTGCTACGGCTTCAGTCGATGCAACACATCCTAATGACAATGTGGAGTATGTGAATTCCGGTGTAGAAGTAGCGTATGATGAAATGTTCTTTGCCCGCGTTGGATATAATTCCTTGTTTAATGAAAATTCAGAACAGGGTTTAACGTGGGGTGTAGGATTCAACTTCCAGATTACAAATCTCAACGGTATCAAAGTCGATTATGCGTTTGCCGATCATGGCCGCCTGAACGACGTTCAATACGTTACAGTAAGTATTACGTATTAA
- a CDS encoding TonB-dependent receptor: MSKRYSLFHIATIVIFSSSLLIAGTTGKIAGKVTDSKTKEGIPSAVVAIAGTPLGASTDFDGNYVIVNVPPGTYSVSVSYVGYQPTRINNVGVNVDYTTTLNIQLNESAVELNEFIVEGERNPLIRQDQTNPVVAVTAENIQALPVTSISEIIGLQSGVVVDDDGDIHVRGGRSNEISFTLNGISVNNPYDNLSSIGVATNAVQEVTVSTGTFSAEYGNALSGVVNYVTKEGGAKNTGSLRVLTGDYYSKDKDIFPHIQHYQPLNNSRVEGTFGGPTLIDDLTFYASGVYDRNHGYLYGNRIYNPTDLYVTRDEFTKRIPFLDSLGNPIPDLNNPGYPFYANDPRLGSNGSPYYFNPLGRKLVYKSYGFFQAPTFDDLGRPSGDSALIPLNTSESFNIQGNFAYRLSSTMRLKYEVVYDNGESQNASYYGTSTNPSYRFNPDGRPTNYSNGLIQALDWTHTISNSMFYTVKVSASQSEDKSYVYENMNDPGYLPGFYQTVLPIVNFTTGGVNLNRTFRSSESMGGKFDLQAQLFGDHEVKLGGEIRLHTIKLETYELEFYDVNKPTSVIDDFQDVYSDSVKYAARKPDVNSGYINYKKEPVQLSMYVQDKIELEKSLILNVGLRYEYFDPSSKYNPKLSDALSARNATFLTKDLTTSSIKHTFSPRISIAYPITDQGVIRFSYGHFYQLGNLSSLYTNTNFRVAGSQPIFGNAEVKPQRSVQYEIGLQQGLTPDLRLEIVGFYKDVRDYIFRQIVVTAKGDIKYEVLTNLDYANSRGLTVSLYQRRMPGSIFSSSIDYTFSVAEGNRTEPRDDFFFSEKSGKSAETFLVPQSFDRTHILNTTLNFSESDNYSISLINRMQSGTPYTSSIPASLSTQLSQFIQNSSVKPFQWSVDLKLEKFLTLGEFRYSFFIQVDNIFDTRSETDVYSNSGKALYNANQVANAREFQEIRNRINRGDVGLVPLSAVDNYYNNPQNVSRPRLARFGFSVLF; the protein is encoded by the coding sequence ATGAGCAAACGCTACTCTCTGTTCCACATTGCCACAATCGTCATTTTCTCTTCTTCACTTCTCATCGCAGGCACCACAGGCAAGATCGCCGGAAAAGTCACCGACTCAAAAACAAAAGAAGGAATCCCTTCTGCTGTTGTGGCCATTGCCGGTACACCTCTTGGCGCGTCGACAGATTTTGATGGGAATTATGTGATTGTCAATGTTCCGCCGGGCACCTATTCTGTTTCGGTCAGTTATGTTGGATATCAGCCGACGCGCATTAATAATGTCGGAGTAAACGTTGACTATACAACAACACTGAACATTCAACTGAATGAGTCCGCCGTAGAGTTGAACGAATTCATTGTTGAAGGAGAGCGCAATCCTCTCATTCGGCAAGATCAGACCAATCCGGTAGTTGCAGTCACCGCTGAAAATATTCAAGCACTTCCGGTGACGAGCATTAGTGAGATTATTGGTTTGCAATCCGGCGTTGTGGTTGATGATGACGGCGACATTCACGTTCGCGGAGGACGCTCGAATGAAATTTCATTTACGTTGAACGGAATTTCCGTTAACAATCCGTACGATAATTTAAGTTCCATCGGTGTTGCAACAAACGCTGTACAGGAAGTGACGGTATCAACCGGAACATTCAGTGCTGAATATGGTAATGCACTCAGTGGAGTTGTAAACTATGTGACAAAAGAAGGTGGTGCAAAAAATACCGGAAGTCTGCGTGTGTTAACGGGAGACTATTATAGTAAGGACAAAGATATTTTTCCGCACATTCAGCATTATCAACCTTTAAATAATTCGCGTGTTGAAGGAACCTTTGGCGGACCGACGTTGATTGATGATCTGACATTTTATGCATCCGGCGTTTACGATAGAAACCATGGTTACCTATACGGAAACAGGATTTATAATCCGACAGATCTATATGTTACGAGAGACGAATTTACCAAACGAATTCCTTTTTTGGATTCACTCGGAAATCCCATTCCTGATTTAAATAATCCAGGATATCCATTTTATGCAAACGACCCGCGACTAGGTTCAAACGGTTCCCCCTATTATTTTAATCCGTTAGGCCGGAAACTGGTATACAAAAGTTACGGTTTTTTTCAGGCACCTACGTTTGATGATCTCGGAAGACCTTCCGGCGACAGCGCTTTGATCCCGTTAAATACAAGTGAATCATTTAATATTCAGGGAAATTTTGCTTATAGGCTTTCATCCACAATGCGTTTGAAATATGAAGTTGTGTACGACAATGGGGAGAGTCAAAATGCATCATATTATGGAACATCAACAAATCCTTCTTATCGGTTTAATCCCGACGGCAGGCCGACCAATTACAGTAACGGATTAATACAAGCGTTAGATTGGACACATACAATAAGCAATTCTATGTTTTACACCGTGAAAGTATCGGCGAGTCAATCGGAAGACAAATCGTATGTCTATGAAAATATGAACGACCCTGGTTATTTACCGGGATTTTATCAAACAGTATTACCAATCGTTAACTTTACCACCGGCGGTGTAAATTTAAATAGAACATTCAGAAGCTCTGAATCGATGGGTGGTAAATTCGATTTACAAGCTCAATTATTTGGTGATCATGAAGTGAAGTTGGGCGGGGAAATTCGTCTTCATACAATAAAATTAGAGACGTATGAATTGGAATTTTATGATGTTAACAAACCCACAAGTGTTATTGATGACTTCCAGGATGTCTATAGCGACAGCGTTAAATATGCAGCACGGAAGCCCGATGTGAATTCCGGTTACATCAATTATAAAAAAGAACCGGTTCAATTATCGATGTATGTGCAAGATAAGATAGAACTGGAAAAGTCGTTAATCTTAAATGTTGGTTTGCGATATGAATATTTCGATCCGTCATCAAAGTATAATCCAAAATTGAGTGACGCACTTTCTGCTCGTAATGCAACATTTTTAACAAAGGATCTTACCACTTCCAGTATCAAACATACATTTAGTCCGCGTATCAGTATCGCTTATCCTATCACCGATCAAGGTGTTATTCGATTCTCCTACGGACATTTTTATCAATTGGGTAATTTATCGTCCCTCTATACCAATACAAATTTTCGTGTTGCAGGATCGCAGCCTATTTTCGGAAATGCTGAAGTGAAACCACAGCGGAGCGTTCAATACGAGATAGGTCTGCAGCAAGGATTGACCCCTGATTTGCGCTTAGAAATTGTGGGATTTTATAAAGATGTTCGCGACTATATCTTCCGGCAAATTGTTGTGACGGCAAAGGGAGATATTAAATATGAAGTGCTGACGAATCTTGATTATGCAAACTCCCGCGGTCTCACCGTTTCACTCTATCAACGAAGAATGCCGGGAAGTATTTTCTCATCGTCCATTGATTATACATTCTCCGTTGCTGAAGGAAACAGAACGGAACCACGTGATGACTTTTTCTTCAGTGAAAAATCCGGAAAGAGTGCGGAAACATTCCTGGTACCGCAGAGTTTTGACCGGACACATATTTTGAATACCACTTTAAACTTTAGTGAATCGGATAATTACAGTATTAGTCTTATCAACAGGATGCAATCCGGTACGCCGTATACGTCCAGTATTCCAGCAAGCCTTTCAACGCAGTTGTCGCAATTTATCCAGAACAGTTCTGTCAAACCGTTCCAATGGTCAGTGGACTTGAAGTTGGAAAAATTCCTAACACTCGGAGAATTTCGGTATTCCTTCTTTATTCAAGTTGATAATATCTTTGATACTAGAAGCGAAACCGATGTGTACTCGAATAGCGGCAAGGCGCTCTATAATGCTAATCAAGTGGCCAACGCTCGAGAATTCCAAGAGATTCGAAACAGAATTAACCGCGGCGATGTTGGATTGGTTCCTCTTTCTGCAGTGGATAATTATTATAACAATCCTCAAAATGTCAGTCGCCCACGATTGGCGCGATTTGGTTTTTCAGTCCTTTTTTAA
- a CDS encoding PorV/PorQ family protein, whose translation MKKFVKQYFLLMVIVSTLFSQQAVLTKTGTTAASFLKIGAGARAIAMGGAFTAVSNDLSSAYWNPSGLARMNNSEAAFNHIDWIADIKYDNAAVAFLIDGVGTLSAGFTSLNVGEIEVTTTTDPEGTGEKYTAGGTLMGLSFGKNLTDKFSIGFTLKYIREFLWNMNAQTFAFDFGTLYTAPVLNGVTIGASMSNFGPKMKLNGRDNKILVRTGAGDQNIIDGEYALDEYDLPLIFRVGIATDAVNAENNRLTIAVDAIHPNDNTEYVNSGIEYCWANIVSIRGGWKSAFERGSEQGLTFGGGVQYSLTPQLNFMVDYAYQNFGRLKPVHYFSFGLRF comes from the coding sequence ATGAAAAAATTTGTCAAACAATATTTTCTCTTGATGGTGATTGTTTCGACTCTCTTCAGTCAACAGGCAGTGTTGACGAAAACCGGAACAACTGCAGCATCGTTTCTGAAAATAGGAGCCGGTGCACGCGCAATAGCGATGGGTGGTGCATTCACTGCTGTTTCGAACGATCTCTCCTCCGCATATTGGAATCCTTCAGGTCTTGCAAGAATGAACAACAGCGAAGCAGCCTTTAATCATATTGACTGGATTGCCGATATAAAATATGATAACGCAGCTGTCGCATTTTTGATTGATGGTGTTGGGACGCTTTCCGCAGGTTTTACATCACTGAATGTCGGTGAAATTGAGGTAACAACAACAACGGATCCAGAAGGAACAGGGGAAAAATATACTGCTGGTGGAACATTGATGGGTCTTTCGTTTGGGAAAAATCTTACGGATAAATTTTCAATCGGTTTTACTTTAAAATACATACGCGAATTTCTTTGGAATATGAATGCGCAAACATTCGCGTTCGATTTTGGCACATTGTATACCGCACCGGTGCTGAATGGTGTGACTATTGGTGCCAGCATGTCCAACTTTGGGCCAAAGATGAAACTGAATGGCCGAGACAATAAAATCCTTGTCCGAACCGGCGCTGGCGATCAAAATATCATCGATGGTGAATACGCATTGGATGAATATGATCTTCCGTTGATCTTCCGAGTCGGCATCGCAACGGACGCCGTGAATGCCGAGAATAATCGATTAACCATTGCGGTGGATGCTATTCACCCAAACGATAATACTGAGTATGTAAACAGCGGCATTGAATATTGCTGGGCAAATATCGTTTCTATTCGAGGGGGATGGAAGTCTGCCTTCGAGCGGGGGAGTGAACAAGGATTGACGTTTGGAGGAGGCGTTCAATATTCGTTAACTCCTCAATTGAATTTTATGGTTGATTATGCCTACCAAAATTTTGGGCGTCTAAAGCCCGTGCACTATTTTTCGTTTGGACTGAGATTTTGA
- a CDS encoding TonB-dependent receptor yields the protein MNVVTLRILLLFLLIYPISSLPVVAGTTGKIAGKIIDEKTNEPIVGANVLLLGTSTGASTDVEGNYIITNVSPGTYTVTISAVGFRKKIVQNVLVNVDLTSRIDGTMSSEAVDLDPVVVTAERPLIRRDLTSSQTNVDAGQIRSLPVESITGILTTQAGVIQDENGALHFRGGRSDEVSYTVSGVSVNNPFTNSNNFSIATNAVQELSVVQGTFNAEYGNALSGVVETGLKEGGDRYIGQVTFYTGDRISSHKNIFFNVDDIDPASHSVIEGTFSGPLPMFEKDISFFISARNDVEKGWLFGVRQHQPSDLPGYFTSGWSIPKTGDGTVVPMNPNNSLTITNRLTIRPTTSGKIHYDVVFNEGRSKSYSHTFKYNPEGLGNSFDNDILHILQYSDLIDENSSYALKFSYAKNITQQYRYKDFLDTHYESVENLIRSGDVGFYYGGAVSRYFDRKAETYGMKFDAFSQLSQKIDVKIGYESKFWQMYQTGINVIKNLTTDTIARVPAVSTLDNESYSKFPTQHSAYAQSKFEFASFVMNASVRLDYFFSNSDYVADIYNPKAPRKMASEKITISPRLGISYEITDRGRIHFSYGHFFQMPQLQYLFTNPNYEYAATVTNTVFGDANLNPQKTITYEFGLQQQVADNVAFNVTGFYKDVRDLFATQSIRISQNEAFSRYVNKDYANIKGITFSLVKRRSDGDLFGGTLDYTYQSSEGNDVSSDAFFIDKESGRASELQILLLDWDQTHTLNASIIMGEVKNWSISLIGKVGAGLPYTPLPGPGGVEYDRNTARKPSQTTVDLLAEKEFQLTDFMLTVFVKVFNLFDTLNESDVYEDTGRSTYTLRGKNGEGAAIDDHVGIVPGVHSMSEFYVNPLLYSSPREVRLGVSLNF from the coding sequence ATGAATGTTGTTACACTTCGTATCCTTCTGCTATTTCTTCTTATCTATCCCATCAGTTCTTTACCAGTTGTAGCTGGTACTACAGGGAAAATTGCGGGAAAAATCATCGATGAAAAAACAAACGAGCCGATTGTCGGAGCGAACGTACTGCTTCTTGGCACTTCAACAGGTGCGTCGACTGATGTTGAAGGAAATTATATCATTACGAATGTCTCGCCCGGAACATACACTGTAACGATCTCTGCCGTGGGATTTAGAAAAAAGATTGTTCAAAATGTTTTGGTTAATGTCGATTTAACTTCGCGGATCGACGGAACAATGTCTTCGGAAGCGGTAGACTTAGATCCAGTTGTGGTCACAGCAGAAAGGCCTCTTATTCGCCGTGATCTCACTTCATCTCAAACAAATGTTGATGCAGGTCAGATCCGATCACTTCCTGTAGAAAGTATCACTGGTATTCTTACGACACAAGCTGGAGTGATTCAAGATGAAAATGGAGCATTACATTTTCGCGGCGGACGTTCGGACGAAGTGTCGTACACTGTAAGCGGAGTATCTGTAAACAATCCTTTTACGAATTCGAACAATTTTTCCATTGCCACCAATGCTGTTCAGGAACTGTCGGTAGTTCAAGGAACTTTTAATGCAGAATATGGAAATGCTCTCAGCGGAGTTGTAGAAACAGGTCTCAAAGAGGGAGGGGATCGTTATATTGGACAAGTAACCTTCTATACCGGCGACAGGATCAGTTCGCACAAAAATATCTTTTTTAATGTTGATGATATCGATCCCGCCAGCCATTCTGTGATTGAGGGAACATTTAGCGGACCTCTTCCAATGTTCGAAAAGGATATTTCATTTTTTATATCAGCGCGGAACGATGTCGAAAAAGGATGGTTGTTTGGAGTCCGACAGCATCAACCGTCAGACCTTCCCGGATATTTTACCAGCGGCTGGAGCATACCAAAGACCGGCGATGGAACTGTTGTGCCGATGAATCCAAACAATTCGCTCACAATCACTAATCGGTTAACAATTCGGCCGACAACGTCGGGAAAAATCCATTACGATGTAGTCTTTAATGAAGGTAGATCAAAAAGTTATTCTCATACATTTAAATATAATCCTGAAGGACTGGGAAATAGTTTTGATAATGATATTCTTCACATTCTTCAATATTCCGATCTTATTGATGAAAACAGTTCATACGCTCTTAAATTTTCGTACGCTAAAAATATTACGCAGCAGTATCGTTACAAAGATTTTCTTGATACGCATTATGAGTCGGTAGAAAATCTCATACGATCTGGAGATGTAGGATTCTACTACGGCGGGGCAGTAAGCAGGTATTTTGACCGAAAAGCAGAGACATATGGAATGAAGTTCGATGCGTTCTCTCAGCTTTCACAGAAAATTGATGTTAAGATTGGATATGAATCAAAATTCTGGCAGATGTACCAAACGGGAATTAATGTTATTAAGAATCTTACAACGGATACAATTGCGCGCGTACCCGCAGTGTCTACTCTCGACAACGAATCGTATTCAAAATTTCCAACGCAGCACTCAGCGTATGCTCAGAGTAAATTTGAATTTGCAAGTTTTGTGATGAATGCGAGTGTTCGGCTTGATTACTTTTTTTCAAATTCAGATTACGTTGCTGATATTTACAATCCCAAAGCGCCGCGAAAGATGGCGTCCGAAAAAATTACTATTAGCCCGCGGTTAGGCATTTCCTATGAAATTACAGACAGAGGACGGATACATTTTTCCTACGGACATTTTTTCCAAATGCCTCAGCTGCAGTATTTGTTCACCAATCCGAACTATGAATATGCTGCTACCGTAACCAATACTGTCTTTGGCGATGCAAATCTCAATCCGCAAAAAACAATTACGTATGAATTTGGTTTGCAGCAACAAGTTGCGGATAATGTTGCCTTTAATGTTACCGGATTTTACAAAGATGTCAGAGATCTTTTTGCCACACAATCTATCCGGATATCGCAAAACGAAGCATTTTCCCGGTACGTAAATAAGGATTATGCTAATATTAAAGGAATAACATTTTCGCTGGTGAAGCGACGAAGCGACGGTGATCTTTTCGGAGGAACATTGGATTATACGTACCAATCGTCGGAAGGGAATGATGTTAGTTCCGATGCTTTTTTCATTGATAAAGAATCCGGAAGAGCCAGTGAATTGCAGATACTCTTATTAGATTGGGATCAAACGCACACGTTGAATGCATCAATTATTATGGGTGAAGTAAAAAACTGGAGCATCAGTCTCATCGGTAAAGTTGGTGCCGGACTTCCATACACGCCGCTCCCGGGCCCGGGCGGGGTAGAGTATGATCGGAACACAGCTCGCAAACCTTCACAAACTACCGTGGATCTTCTGGCAGAAAAAGAATTTCAATTGACGGATTTTATGCTGACAGTTTTTGTAAAAGTGTTTAATCTTTTTGACACGTTAAATGAGTCAGATGTGTACGAAGATACCGGACGTTCAACATATACATTGCGTGGCAAGAATGGTGAAGGTGCAGCGATTGATGATCATGTCGGAATTGTTCCCGGGGTCCATTCGATGTCTGAATTTTACGTTAACCCGTTGTTATACTCTTCTCCAAGGGAAGTTCGCCTTGGAGTTTCCTTGAATTTTTAG
- a CDS encoding T9SS type A sorting domain-containing protein, with protein sequence MKILLTVLLGSILVAAFSSTGNAQTYLDTANFTIAAQIKPSDYAVWNDSVAAWRVYATYDIDKDGKKEFLVIVDPASTQPADTTMPSILQFEASGNNKFDLVWSVQIPYQNTSKGSWPCLTVADVDKDGQQEIIFGLPSEARLVGDPNPTRLFIYEYDSVAKKLPNEPTLTSKLSFPDKYYYAITSILADDVDKDGDVELILSARRAYGGGSGTASTRPLIIYHLNGDISPGFSDFEREFVDSIGTFNGGYYFNNDIVDFDGNGKKEIWGYTWDMISYGVYEATAKDTYVLKTDVNQVTPDIDYGEQNSVGFFDANKDGKLEMFFAGRVDGLSQSIVLYLPNTNDLTSLNVSSQKTIIPAFTTGDFQGASIGDIDGNGEVDFAIAARGTSRMAYVVKHISGKPFDDSTGYKLDTLYSAPKDSTYDFRNVLITNDIDNDGKRELFIVNTNTRNNHPEDVSIIILESKVVVTNVKHISTVTPTEFTLDQNFPNPFNPSSTIRFALKTEGRIELFITNALGQRVASLVDGKFAAGKHEVTFNADGLASGTYFYTLKSGNMLETKKMTLLK encoded by the coding sequence ATGAAAATACTTCTTACCGTTTTATTGGGAAGCATTCTTGTTGCCGCATTTTCTTCAACAGGAAATGCGCAGACGTATTTAGATACTGCAAATTTCACGATTGCAGCTCAAATAAAACCGAGTGACTATGCCGTATGGAACGACAGTGTAGCTGCATGGAGAGTGTATGCAACGTACGATATTGATAAAGATGGTAAAAAAGAATTTCTCGTTATCGTCGATCCTGCTTCCACACAACCGGCAGACACTACGATGCCGTCCATATTGCAATTCGAAGCAAGCGGAAACAATAAGTTTGATCTCGTATGGTCTGTTCAAATACCATATCAGAATACTTCCAAAGGATCATGGCCGTGTTTAACCGTTGCTGACGTAGACAAAGACGGTCAACAAGAAATAATTTTTGGATTGCCGTCCGAAGCGCGTCTTGTGGGCGATCCTAACCCAACCCGCCTTTTCATTTATGAATATGATTCTGTAGCAAAGAAACTCCCAAATGAACCGACGTTAACGTCAAAGCTCAGTTTCCCCGACAAATATTATTATGCAATTACAAGTATTCTGGCTGATGATGTGGACAAGGATGGCGATGTTGAATTGATCTTAAGCGCTCGCCGCGCATATGGCGGTGGTTCCGGTACCGCAAGTACTCGTCCATTGATAATTTATCATCTTAACGGCGATATCAGTCCAGGATTCAGCGATTTCGAACGCGAATTTGTCGATTCGATCGGAACATTCAACGGGGGATATTATTTCAATAATGACATCGTCGATTTTGATGGTAACGGCAAGAAAGAAATTTGGGGATACACTTGGGACATGATTAGTTATGGTGTCTACGAAGCGACGGCGAAAGATACTTACGTTTTAAAAACAGATGTGAACCAAGTAACGCCGGATATTGATTATGGAGAACAAAACAGTGTCGGGTTTTTTGACGCAAATAAAGATGGAAAATTAGAAATGTTTTTTGCAGGTCGTGTTGATGGGCTATCTCAAAGTATTGTATTATATTTACCGAACACAAACGATCTTACAAGTTTAAATGTATCAAGCCAAAAAACAATTATTCCGGCATTTACAACCGGAGATTTCCAGGGTGCGAGTATTGGAGATATTGATGGTAATGGTGAAGTGGATTTTGCAATTGCAGCAAGAGGGACTTCGAGAATGGCATATGTGGTCAAACATATTAGCGGAAAACCATTTGATGATTCCACCGGATATAAACTCGACACATTGTATTCTGCACCCAAAGACTCAACATACGATTTTCGTAATGTTTTGATAACAAATGATATTGATAACGATGGTAAAAGAGAACTGTTCATTGTGAACACTAATACTCGTAATAACCATCCAGAAGATGTGTCCATTATTATTTTGGAGAGCAAAGTGGTTGTTACAAACGTGAAACACATTTCCACTGTGACACCGACGGAATTCACGCTTGACCAGAATTTTCCAAATCCATTCAATCCTTCCAGCACAATTCGATTTGCCTTAAAAACGGAAGGGCGTATTGAATTATTCATTACCAATGCACTGGGCCAACGTGTTGCCTCATTGGTGGACGGGAAATTTGCAGCAGGAAAACATGAAGTAACGTTCAATGCCGATGGTTTAGCTTCGGGAACATACTTCTATACATTAAAATCCGGAAATATGTTAGAAACGAAGAAGATGACTCTGTTGAAATAG
- a CDS encoding ABC transporter permease: MNKILAVAKWEFIEKVRTKAFIIGLFMTPLIMSIFTVLPSLLADKEDEKTKTFGVIDETHSLTSFIESRMLEKYKLESGVPNYEIKEIFDENMDTEHLKIIATAQLASGEIEGYFVMPKDVLEKGKIEYRAENVGNARDQNRFSKVLEEIIIERRLQSSGYDASTIKKLMTEVDIKTFKVSKQGEEKESGFMETFFTGYIFIMLLMFLVLSSGQMLIRSVIEEKANRIVEVLVSSCSSQELMSGKIIGLSLLGLTTLAFWGLILIGANFATPVPFVTMDNLLLLFIYFILGYFMYVGIFIIAGSTVSTEQEAQQMTGYITIFLVLPIAFAVPLMFNPDSMLVKVLSQIPLLTPTMMALRLSIQTPAWWEVALSLVTLVLTIYGLMWIAGKVFRIGILVTGKKPSLKEIYGWLRAEN, from the coding sequence ATGAATAAAATATTGGCCGTCGCAAAATGGGAGTTTATCGAAAAAGTACGAACAAAGGCATTCATCATCGGATTGTTTATGACTCCGTTGATCATGTCAATCTTTACGGTGCTGCCAAGTCTCTTAGCGGATAAGGAGGATGAAAAAACAAAAACATTTGGAGTAATTGATGAGACCCATTCGTTAACATCATTCATCGAATCCCGTATGCTCGAGAAATACAAACTCGAAAGCGGTGTACCGAATTATGAGATTAAAGAGATCTTCGATGAGAACATGGATACTGAGCATCTAAAGATCATAGCGACAGCACAATTAGCATCGGGTGAAATAGAAGGTTATTTTGTAATGCCTAAAGATGTTTTGGAAAAAGGGAAGATTGAATATCGTGCAGAAAATGTGGGTAACGCCAGAGATCAGAATCGTTTTTCAAAGGTACTTGAAGAAATCATTATCGAACGGCGTCTGCAATCAAGCGGATATGATGCCTCAACGATTAAAAAATTGATGACGGAAGTTGATATCAAGACGTTTAAAGTATCGAAGCAGGGGGAAGAGAAAGAATCCGGTTTCATGGAGACCTTTTTCACCGGCTACATCTTTATTATGTTGTTGATGTTTCTCGTCCTTTCGTCGGGACAAATGCTGATCCGCAGTGTGATCGAAGAAAAAGCAAATCGTATTGTTGAAGTGCTAGTCTCATCCTGTTCTTCGCAGGAATTGATGTCCGGAAAGATCATCGGATTATCATTGCTTGGTTTAACGACGCTCGCATTTTGGGGTTTGATTTTAATTGGTGCTAATTTTGCGACTCCGGTTCCGTTCGTCACGATGGATAATCTTCTTCTGCTCTTTATCTATTTTATTCTTGGCTATTTTATGTATGTCGGGATTTTCATTATTGCCGGTTCAACTGTCTCAACGGAACAGGAAGCACAGCAGATGACCGGATATATTACGATATTTCTTGTGTTACCAATAGCATTTGCGGTACCACTCATGTTTAATCCGGATTCAATGTTGGTAAAAGTTTTATCGCAAATCCCTTTGTTGACACCCACAATGATGGCGTTGCGTCTTTCGATTCAAACTCCGGCTTGGTGGGAGGTGGCACTTTCACTCGTTACACTTGTGTTGACGATCTATGGTTTGATGTGGATTGCCGGAAAAGTATTCCGGATCGGAATTTTGGTTACAGGGAAAAAGCCAAGTTTAAAAGAGATTTATGGCTGGTTAAGAGCTGAAAATTAA